One genomic window of Prochlorococcus sp. MIT 0801 includes the following:
- a CDS encoding porin, translated as MCEDTMKLFQRLLVAPAALGLMAPIAANADTAFSSTTTLSGGAYFTVGSVADGGTTDKEEELYMQYAYGLDVTSSFTGEDMLYMGMETGNASGPLASMDSATSGTGAITLHSLYYAFPVGDLSVTAGPLVDQDDVVAATTSAYSDAFRLGSMPYSLAGSETGPGLGVAYSNDNGVVASVSFVSVGGNDSTVGIGADNGDDVSTFTLGYNGDGFGGGLVIASNDGEAGTTGYDTFGGGIYYTPESIPATISIAYDTKDPEGTAKDETDLFIGIDYEVGPGTLSAAYNETDVDGGSDKDVTGFEVSYTYAVNDSVTITPGFFTVEDNTGDDDSGVVVETVFSF; from the coding sequence TTGTGTGAGGACACAATGAAACTTTTTCAGCGTTTGCTGGTAGCTCCTGCTGCATTGGGCCTTATGGCTCCAATAGCGGCTAATGCAGATACTGCATTTTCATCAACTACAACTCTTTCTGGTGGTGCTTATTTCACTGTTGGTTCTGTTGCCGACGGCGGAACAACTGACAAGGAAGAAGAGCTTTATATGCAATACGCATATGGCCTGGACGTAACTTCCAGTTTCACTGGCGAAGACATGCTTTATATGGGCATGGAAACCGGAAATGCTAGTGGACCTTTGGCAAGCATGGACAGCGCAACTAGTGGCACCGGTGCTATTACATTGCACTCTCTCTACTATGCATTCCCAGTTGGCGATCTTTCAGTAACTGCTGGTCCTTTGGTTGACCAAGATGATGTTGTTGCGGCAACAACTTCTGCTTACTCAGATGCTTTCAGACTAGGCAGCATGCCTTATTCTCTAGCTGGTAGCGAAACTGGTCCTGGACTTGGTGTTGCTTACTCTAATGACAACGGTGTTGTTGCTTCTGTAAGTTTCGTTTCTGTTGGTGGTAACGATTCAACTGTTGGAATCGGTGCTGACAATGGTGATGATGTTTCAACATTCACTCTTGGCTATAACGGCGACGGATTTGGCGGTGGTCTAGTGATCGCTTCTAACGACGGCGAAGCTGGAACTACTGGATATGACACATTTGGTGGTGGTATCTACTACACCCCTGAGTCAATCCCAGCAACTATCAGCATTGCTTACGACACAAAAGATCCAGAAGGAACAGCTAAAGACGAAACCGATCTATTCATCGGTATCGACTATGAAGTTGGTCCTGGAACACTAAGTGCTGCTTACAATGAAACTGATGTTGACGGTGGTAGCGATAAGGATGTAACAGGCTTTGAAGTCTCTTACACTTATGCAGTGAACGACAGCGTCACAATCACTCCTGGTTTCTTCACTGTAGAAGACAATACTGGTGATGATGACTCTGGTGTTGTTGTTGAAACTGTATTTAGCTTCTAA
- a CDS encoding Rne/Rng family ribonuclease — protein sequence MPQQIVIAEHLRIAALLTDERIDELIVAQGSYQIGDIFLGTVENVLPGIDAAFVNIGESEKNGFIHVNDLGPLRLKKATAGITELLEPRQKVLVQVMKEPTGSKGPRLTGNIALPGRYLVLQPYGQGVNISRRISTESERNRLRALGVLVKPPSTGLLIRTEAEDISEEFLIDDLENLLKQWELIQQASESCTPPILLNRDEDFIHRILRDHTGQNITQIVVDNTEAIGRVESFLGKDSKELTIELHSDSENILEKYKVISSINNALKPRVDLPSGGYIIIEPTEALTVIDVNSGSFTRSANSRETVLWTNCEAAIEIARQLKLRNIGGVIIIDFIDMDTKRDQLQLLEHFTSAINGDSARPQIASLTELGLVELTRKRQGQNIYELFGKTSPNSQGQSYIPNITIQDINPSSPSEIGVINSTLISGEDIQALEENNVKKKRLNKVIDIETNLINEEHKLSTDNSKPISMDTITEDIPKENNKRKETTIINVKMNQNEENLYSLMGLDPILLLEKPPLSENYKVNIIRPGEEESREEKNQIPEDNQQKIVNNPIGNHQNNNKDIIRLKNKNNIEQKSTNSDEKESIQEENINVDIGQETNELININYNSLSEKDESTSTESKEVSEDPRRKRRRSSAS from the coding sequence ATGCCCCAGCAAATTGTCATTGCTGAGCATTTGCGAATTGCCGCTCTGCTCACTGATGAGAGAATAGATGAATTAATCGTGGCTCAAGGTAGCTACCAAATCGGAGATATTTTCTTAGGAACCGTTGAAAATGTTCTTCCAGGGATAGACGCTGCTTTTGTCAATATTGGTGAAAGTGAAAAAAATGGATTTATTCATGTAAATGATTTAGGTCCGCTTAGATTAAAAAAAGCAACTGCAGGAATAACAGAATTGCTCGAACCGAGGCAAAAGGTTTTGGTTCAGGTAATGAAAGAGCCCACTGGGTCAAAAGGACCTAGATTAACTGGGAACATAGCTCTTCCTGGTAGATATTTAGTACTTCAACCTTATGGACAAGGTGTAAATATTTCGAGAAGAATAAGCACTGAAAGTGAAAGAAATCGACTTAGAGCATTGGGAGTACTAGTTAAACCTCCAAGTACTGGACTTTTAATAAGGACAGAAGCAGAAGATATTTCTGAGGAATTTTTAATTGATGATCTTGAAAATCTTCTTAAACAATGGGAGCTTATTCAACAAGCATCAGAGAGTTGCACTCCGCCAATTCTTTTAAATAGAGATGAAGATTTTATTCATAGAATCCTTAGAGATCATACAGGTCAAAATATTACTCAGATTGTTGTAGATAATACTGAAGCAATTGGTCGAGTCGAAAGCTTCCTTGGCAAGGATAGCAAAGAATTAACAATAGAATTACATAGCGATTCGGAAAATATATTGGAAAAATATAAAGTCATATCTTCAATTAATAATGCACTAAAACCCAGAGTAGATCTACCTTCTGGTGGATATATAATAATAGAGCCAACAGAGGCTTTGACAGTAATTGATGTCAACTCAGGCTCATTTACACGATCTGCAAATTCCAGGGAGACAGTATTATGGACTAATTGTGAAGCAGCTATTGAGATAGCAAGACAATTAAAATTAAGGAATATTGGCGGGGTTATTATTATTGATTTTATTGATATGGATACAAAAAGAGATCAACTTCAATTATTAGAACATTTCACATCTGCTATTAATGGAGACTCGGCTCGGCCACAAATAGCTTCACTTACAGAACTTGGACTAGTTGAGCTAACTAGAAAACGACAAGGTCAAAATATATATGAATTATTTGGAAAGACTTCTCCTAATTCTCAAGGGCAAAGTTATATTCCAAACATTACTATTCAGGACATAAATCCAAGCAGCCCATCTGAAATTGGCGTAATCAATTCAACTTTAATCTCGGGCGAAGATATACAAGCTTTAGAAGAAAATAATGTCAAAAAAAAGCGACTAAATAAAGTAATAGATATAGAAACAAACTTAATCAATGAAGAACATAAATTATCTACAGACAACTCAAAACCTATCTCTATGGATACAATCACAGAAGATATTCCTAAAGAGAATAATAAAAGAAAAGAAACAACAATAATAAATGTAAAGATGAATCAGAACGAAGAGAATCTATACAGCCTAATGGGGTTAGATCCTATTTTACTCTTAGAGAAACCTCCATTATCTGAAAACTATAAGGTTAATATAATCAGGCCCGGGGAAGAGGAATCAAGAGAAGAAAAAAATCAAATACCTGAGGATAATCAACAAAAAATCGTTAATAATCCGATTGGCAACCATCAAAATAATAATAAGGATATTATTCGTCTCAAAAACAAAAATAATATTGAACAAAAATCAACAAATTCTGACGAAAAAGAGAGTATTCAAGAAGAAAATATCAATGTAGATATAGGTCAAGAAACGAATGAATTAATAAATATTAATTATAATTCATTAAGCGAAAAGGATGAATCAACTTCAACCGAGTCAAAAGAAGTTAGTGAGGATCCAAGACGAAAAAGAAGAAGGTCTTCCGCCTCTTAA
- a CDS encoding photosystem II high light acclimation radical SAM protein has protein sequence MKANLTSELKLNGSKSEVKILYIRLPCNPIFPIGPIYLADHVHKCFPKIQQLILDLASLPILDVERILINSIKNFQPTLLVFSWRDIQIYAPVDGRGGNPLQNSFEVFYARNPLKKIRGALGGFQLLKSHYGEIWRNQRLVKKGLKYAKKYNPNANVIIGGGAVSVFYNQLKKSLPKGTIISLGEGELLIEKLIRNDSIIDERCFVVGESPREKLIHEKPNILIKTACNYAYIQSIWPEFKWYLDGGDFYIGVQTKRGCPHNCCYCIYTVIEGKKVRINPVSEVIKEIKQLYNLGVRGFWFTDAQFIPSRGHIQNAKDILQAIYDEGLHDIHWAAYIRADNLDEELAELMVRTGMSYFEIGITSGSQELVRKMRMGYNLKTVLKNCELLAKAGFKAQVSVNYSFNVIDERPETIRQTVAYHRELEKIFGADIVEPSIFFIGLQPHTLLEEYGLKKGLLKPGYNPMSLMPWTARKLLWNPEPMGKEFGRICLEAFDTNPSDFGRTVMNLLERDYGISSLNDALTVEVKNRPVLAKSLR, from the coding sequence ATGAAAGCAAATTTGACTTCTGAACTAAAACTGAATGGATCTAAATCAGAGGTTAAGATCTTGTACATCAGACTGCCTTGTAACCCTATTTTTCCAATTGGACCAATTTATTTAGCTGATCATGTTCATAAATGTTTTCCAAAGATTCAACAATTAATTCTAGATTTAGCTTCATTACCCATTTTAGATGTAGAAAGAATACTAATAAATAGTATTAAAAATTTCCAACCTACGCTGTTAGTTTTTTCCTGGAGAGATATACAAATTTATGCCCCTGTAGATGGAAGAGGAGGGAATCCCCTACAAAATTCTTTTGAAGTTTTTTATGCACGCAATCCCCTCAAAAAAATTCGAGGTGCTTTAGGTGGTTTTCAACTATTAAAAAGTCATTATGGAGAAATATGGAGAAACCAAAGATTAGTAAAAAAGGGGTTAAAATATGCAAAGAAATACAATCCAAATGCTAATGTCATTATTGGTGGTGGTGCAGTTAGTGTTTTTTATAATCAATTAAAAAAGTCACTCCCTAAAGGTACTATTATATCACTAGGGGAAGGAGAATTATTAATAGAAAAATTAATCAGAAATGACTCAATTATTGATGAAAGATGTTTTGTAGTTGGTGAGTCTCCTAGAGAAAAACTAATTCATGAGAAACCAAATATTTTAATCAAAACCGCATGTAATTATGCCTATATTCAATCTATCTGGCCTGAATTTAAATGGTATTTAGATGGAGGAGATTTTTATATTGGAGTTCAAACTAAAAGAGGTTGCCCTCACAACTGTTGTTATTGTATTTACACTGTTATTGAAGGTAAAAAAGTAAGAATAAATCCAGTCAGTGAGGTAATTAAAGAAATCAAACAACTATACAACCTTGGAGTTCGTGGCTTTTGGTTTACAGATGCTCAATTCATACCATCAAGAGGACACATTCAAAATGCTAAAGACATTCTTCAAGCTATCTATGATGAGGGATTACATGATATTCATTGGGCCGCTTACATAAGAGCTGACAATTTAGATGAAGAATTAGCTGAATTAATGGTTAGAACAGGTATGAGTTATTTCGAAATTGGCATTACTTCTGGATCCCAAGAACTTGTCAGAAAAATGAGAATGGGGTACAACTTAAAAACAGTACTGAAAAATTGCGAACTTCTAGCAAAAGCAGGTTTTAAAGCTCAGGTCTCGGTTAATTATTCATTCAATGTTATAGACGAACGTCCAGAAACAATAAGACAAACAGTTGCTTACCATAGAGAATTAGAGAAAATTTTTGGGGCTGATATTGTTGAGCCTTCTATATTTTTTATTGGACTTCAACCTCATACGTTACTAGAAGAGTATGGCCTGAAAAAAGGTTTATTAAAACCTGGGTATAACCCTATGAGTTTAATGCCTTGGACTGCGAGGAAACTCCTTTGGAATCCAGAGCCTATGGGCAAGGAATTTGGAAGGATTTGCTTGGAGGCTTTTGATACAAATCCAAGTGATTTTGGTAGAACAGTTATGAATTTATTAGAGAGAGATTATGGAATATCATCTTTAAACGATGCATTAACTGTGGAGGTTAAAAATCGTCCCGTTCTTGCGAAAAGCCTTCGTTGA
- a CDS encoding DUF1830 domain-containing protein → MVDFSYRNIASSMVILKCIGPDRFFLERAIFPQEVFSSMAPEGSQLEIWGIESYGPNLEQRLRITASNNEDSLVA, encoded by the coding sequence ATGGTCGATTTTTCTTACAGAAACATTGCTTCTAGCATGGTTATACTTAAGTGCATTGGACCGGATAGATTTTTTCTAGAACGAGCTATTTTCCCTCAAGAAGTATTCTCATCTATGGCACCAGAAGGTTCTCAGTTGGAAATTTGGGGCATAGAGTCATATGGACCAAATTTAGAACAACGCCTTCGAATAACGGCTTCTAACAATGAAGATTCGCTAGTGGCTTAA
- a CDS encoding DUF1997 domain-containing protein, whose amino-acid sequence MALAFTARQKIDLVVQDNQEKLPDYLLQQERVVGAMLDPKKLTPLGPGSFKYEVTSFKVFQLQINPVVSIGVENSEKKIRMYVTDSHLDGLGLVDDFDLNLDAVLEAKPSGLEGEALLGVTVSQPQLLRLIPPKMLESTGQSILNGILLGIKARVQKQLIVDFNNWCKEN is encoded by the coding sequence ATGGCTCTTGCCTTTACAGCACGACAAAAAATTGATCTAGTTGTTCAAGATAATCAGGAGAAACTACCTGATTATCTCTTACAACAGGAAAGAGTTGTAGGGGCAATGCTAGATCCTAAAAAATTGACTCCTTTGGGGCCAGGAAGCTTTAAATACGAAGTCACAAGTTTTAAGGTTTTTCAACTTCAGATAAATCCAGTCGTATCAATAGGTGTGGAAAATTCTGAGAAAAAAATTAGAATGTATGTAACCGATAGCCACTTAGATGGTTTGGGATTAGTTGATGATTTTGATTTGAACTTAGATGCAGTTTTGGAGGCAAAACCATCAGGTCTTGAAGGCGAAGCTCTTTTGGGTGTAACAGTCAGTCAGCCTCAGCTATTAAGATTAATTCCTCCCAAAATGCTTGAGTCAACTGGGCAATCAATATTAAATGGTATTTTGTTAGGAATTAAGGCAAGGGTACAGAAGCAGTTAATTGTTGATTTTAATAATTGGTGTAAAGAAAATTAG
- the clpS gene encoding ATP-dependent Clp protease adapter ClpS: MVDSANQTDGDTAVIDREVQRVRKISPKYKVLLHNDPVNTMDYVVETLRQVVPQLSEQDALNIMLETHNNGVGLVITCDLEPAEFYSESLKAKGLTSTIELES, encoded by the coding sequence ATGGTTGATTCTGCAAATCAAACCGATGGAGATACTGCTGTTATCGATCGGGAAGTTCAGCGAGTTAGAAAAATATCTCCTAAATATAAGGTTTTACTTCATAATGATCCAGTTAATACTATGGATTATGTAGTTGAGACATTAAGACAGGTAGTTCCACAATTAAGTGAACAGGATGCTTTGAATATTATGTTGGAAACGCATAATAATGGTGTTGGACTTGTTATTACTTGTGACTTAGAACCTGCTGAATTTTACTCTGAATCTTTAAAGGCAAAAGGCTTGACAAGTACAATAGAATTAGAAAGCTGA
- the rpsU gene encoding 30S ribosomal protein S21, whose translation MTQVTVGENEGIESALRRFKRQVSKAGIFGELKRLRHHETPVEKYKRKLQQRRRSRRR comes from the coding sequence TTGACTCAAGTTACTGTTGGAGAAAACGAAGGCATTGAATCAGCACTTCGCCGTTTTAAACGTCAAGTTTCCAAAGCCGGCATCTTTGGAGAGTTAAAGCGCCTGCGTCATCATGAAACACCTGTCGAAAAATATAAACGTAAACTGCAACAAAGGCGCAGAAGCAGAAGAAGATAA
- a CDS encoding RNA-binding protein, which translates to MTIYIGNLSFDAEVEDIVGVFSSYGEVTNCKLPLERETGRKRGFAFVDMGDDAQEQKAIDDLQDVEWMGRAIRVTKARPKNN; encoded by the coding sequence ATGACTATTTACATAGGGAATCTCTCGTTTGATGCAGAAGTTGAAGATATTGTTGGTGTGTTTAGCAGCTATGGTGAAGTCACTAATTGTAAGCTGCCATTAGAAAGGGAGACTGGGAGAAAAAGAGGTTTCGCTTTTGTTGATATGGGCGACGATGCTCAAGAACAAAAAGCAATCGATGATCTTCAAGATGTGGAATGGATGGGCAGAGCTATTAGGGTTACAAAAGCTAGACCCAAAAATAATTAA
- a CDS encoding AbrB family transcriptional regulator, whose protein sequence is MNPPMTLIIYILSGTAFGGLMLLSGIPAAPLLGSILAAGCLSISGQLEPAQWPMGTKTLLGIGVGTVIGTGINRDTLTELQALWKPAILITITLILTGLAVGFLVVRIFGLDPLIALLGSAPGGTLGMSLVGAELGVGAAVAAIHAFRLIAVLLITPAVVKYLAPIVNAN, encoded by the coding sequence ATGAATCCTCCGATGACTTTGATCATATACATTTTAAGTGGAACTGCTTTCGGAGGTTTGATGCTGTTAAGCGGCATTCCTGCAGCGCCTCTCCTGGGCTCGATTTTGGCAGCAGGATGCTTAAGCATAAGTGGTCAATTAGAACCTGCACAATGGCCTATGGGTACAAAAACTTTACTTGGTATTGGTGTAGGGACTGTTATTGGTACTGGTATCAATAGAGATACTCTTACAGAGTTACAAGCTCTTTGGAAGCCAGCTATATTGATTACTATCACTTTGATTTTAACTGGTCTAGCTGTCGGATTTTTAGTAGTTCGCATATTTGGACTTGATCCTTTAATAGCCTTGCTAGGATCTGCTCCTGGAGGAACTCTTGGCATGAGCCTAGTTGGTGCAGAACTTGGAGTAGGAGCTGCAGTAGCAGCAATTCATGCATTTAGATTAATAGCGGTTTTATTAATCACTCCAGCTGTTGTTAAGTATTTAGCTCCTATCGTTAATGCAAATTAA
- a CDS encoding LL-diaminopimelate aminotransferase produces MVQVNADYLKLKAGYLFPEISRRIKEFSSKNPNADLIRLGIGDVTEPLPLACREAMKAAIEEMGTEDGFRGYGPEQGYQWLREIISENDYISRGCEISAEEIFVSDGSKCDSSNILDILGKENKIAVTDPVYPVYVDTNVMTGRTGGVNSLGEYEGLSYIPINSENGFEASIPKEKFDLIYLCFPNNPTGAVATREQLVSWVKYAKENNSLILFDAAYEAFIKDESIPHSIFEIEGSRDCAIEFRSFSKNAGFTGTRCAFTVIPKSLKGQAGIETVDLWSLWNRRQSTKFNGVSYVVQRGAEAVYSKEGKKQIRKLVSFYMDNAEIIKANLTSAGFEVFGAINAPYAWIKTPKNMSSWDFFDFLLEKANVVGTPGSGFGAAGEGYFRLSAFNTRENVEKAMQRIVKLK; encoded by the coding sequence GTGGTACAAGTTAATGCTGATTACCTGAAATTAAAAGCAGGCTATCTTTTTCCAGAAATTTCTCGGAGAATTAAAGAATTTAGTTCTAAGAATCCCAATGCTGATTTGATACGCCTTGGAATCGGTGATGTTACTGAACCTCTACCTTTGGCTTGTCGTGAAGCAATGAAAGCGGCTATTGAGGAAATGGGAACAGAAGATGGCTTTAGAGGCTATGGTCCAGAGCAGGGGTATCAATGGCTTCGCGAGATCATCTCTGAGAATGATTATATATCTCGTGGTTGTGAGATTTCAGCGGAAGAAATCTTTGTTTCAGATGGCTCTAAATGCGATAGTAGTAATATTTTAGATATTCTTGGCAAGGAAAATAAAATAGCCGTAACTGATCCTGTTTATCCTGTATACGTTGACACTAATGTGATGACCGGTAGGACTGGAGGAGTCAATTCACTAGGAGAATATGAAGGTTTAAGTTACATCCCAATTAATTCAGAGAATGGATTTGAGGCATCCATTCCAAAAGAAAAATTTGATTTGATTTATCTTTGTTTTCCTAATAATCCCACTGGTGCAGTAGCAACTAGAGAACAGTTGGTTTCTTGGGTGAAATATGCAAAAGAAAATAATTCTTTGATTCTTTTTGATGCTGCATACGAGGCTTTCATTAAAGATGAATCGATTCCTCATTCGATTTTTGAAATTGAGGGATCTAGAGATTGTGCAATTGAGTTTCGTTCTTTTTCAAAAAATGCAGGCTTCACAGGAACAAGATGTGCCTTTACAGTTATTCCCAAGTCTTTAAAAGGTCAAGCAGGTATAGAAACAGTTGATTTGTGGTCCTTATGGAATAGGCGACAAAGCACTAAATTTAACGGTGTAAGCTATGTTGTCCAGAGAGGGGCTGAAGCTGTTTACTCAAAAGAGGGAAAAAAACAAATCAGAAAATTAGTAAGTTTTTATATGGATAATGCCGAAATAATTAAAGCAAATTTGACTTCTGCAGGATTTGAAGTTTTTGGGGCCATAAATGCCCCTTATGCATGGATAAAAACACCGAAAAATATGAGCTCATGGGATTTCTTCGATTTCTTACTTGAAAAAGCAAATGTTGTTGGCACACCTGGGAGTGGATTTGGGGCCGCGGGAGAGGGCTATTTTAGATTGTCTGCCTTCAATACCAGAGAAAATGTCGAAAAAGCCATGCAAAGGATCGTAAAACTTAAATGA
- a CDS encoding ribonuclease HII, which produces MRDKKSLIAGVDEVGKGCLFGPVFAAAVILSQENETKLLNQGLKDSKKLSHRQRHNLVPLIKTNSIAWTIGQASAREIDDIGIRNATEKAMLRALEKFASPPDLILVDGILPIRLWPGKQKTQVRGESYFASIAAASVLAKEARDELIKRLARKYNSYGLEKNKGYGTEIHRTNLIKAGATKLHRKSFISRLEIG; this is translated from the coding sequence ATGCGAGACAAAAAATCTCTTATCGCTGGAGTTGATGAAGTAGGGAAAGGTTGTTTATTTGGCCCTGTTTTCGCGGCAGCAGTTATTTTAAGCCAAGAGAATGAAACAAAGCTCTTAAATCAAGGTTTGAAAGACAGTAAAAAATTAAGCCATCGACAAAGACATAACTTAGTACCTCTGATAAAAACAAACTCAATAGCTTGGACCATTGGCCAAGCTTCAGCAAGAGAAATAGACGATATCGGCATCCGAAATGCTACTGAGAAAGCAATGCTAAGAGCATTAGAAAAATTTGCATCTCCACCAGACTTAATTCTTGTAGACGGAATTTTACCCATTCGCTTGTGGCCAGGGAAACAAAAGACACAAGTTCGAGGTGAGAGTTATTTCGCTTCAATTGCTGCTGCAAGTGTACTCGCAAAAGAAGCCAGGGATGAATTGATTAAACGACTAGCTCGCAAATACAATTCCTATGGACTAGAAAAAAACAAGGGGTATGGAACTGAGATCCATAGAACAAACTTAATCAAAGCAGGTGCAACAAAACTCCACCGAAAAAGTTTTATCTCACGATTGGAAATAGGTTGA
- a CDS encoding CPBP family intramembrane glutamic endopeptidase yields the protein MQWIPTFTLFLFLYPAGWICSRFFYLFDRDISSNNLSIIGTVISFILFLAVLPSWGRIRWKTNNLWLSIGLDTNNKFTALKKFFSGFIFSVFLIFILVVFCFICGWIDRFDYIKFTEFLNAILLIVGIVFAEEIVFRGWLMEEMTLLFGWRKGVILQSAIFSLAHYRSDIGLLALIPFLSGLFLFGIVLTLRRTMDRGLLWGCIGLHGGLVGLWYLFDSGMVVFSIETPYFLLGPSRNMVNPIGSVIGITILLTILLFQRRLFARTGRFLTSTVNASFKDDIP from the coding sequence ATGCAATGGATACCAACGTTTACTCTGTTTTTATTTTTATATCCAGCCGGATGGATTTGTAGTCGTTTTTTTTATCTTTTTGATCGAGATATTAGTTCCAACAATTTAAGTATTATAGGTACCGTAATATCATTCATATTGTTTCTAGCTGTTCTACCAAGTTGGGGACGTATTAGATGGAAAACTAATAATTTATGGCTATCAATTGGTTTGGATACTAATAATAAATTTACAGCATTAAAAAAATTTTTTAGTGGATTTATATTTTCAGTATTTCTAATATTTATTTTAGTTGTATTTTGTTTTATATGCGGCTGGATTGATAGATTTGACTATATAAAATTTACTGAATTTTTAAACGCAATATTATTGATAGTTGGCATTGTTTTTGCTGAAGAGATAGTTTTTCGAGGTTGGTTAATGGAGGAAATGACCCTTTTGTTTGGTTGGAGAAAAGGAGTTATTTTGCAATCTGCAATTTTTAGTCTTGCCCATTACAGATCTGATATTGGTTTACTAGCCTTAATTCCTTTCTTGAGTGGCTTATTTCTTTTTGGAATAGTTTTAACTTTAAGACGAACGATGGATAGAGGATTGTTATGGGGGTGTATAGGTTTGCATGGTGGATTGGTTGGTCTTTGGTATCTATTTGATTCAGGAATGGTTGTTTTTTCCATTGAGACTCCATATTTTTTATTGGGACCAAGCAGGAATATGGTGAATCCAATTGGGAGCGTTATTGGAATAACAATTTTATTAACTATTTTGTTGTTTCAACGAAGGCTTTTCGCAAGAACGGGACGATTTTTAACCTCCACAGTTAATGCATCGTTTAAAGATGATATTCCATAA
- the pheA gene encoding prephenate dehydratase — protein MSTRVAYLGPKGTYAEKAAKALAELEQLDSPEFSPCKGLRSVVDNLANNLCEAAVVPIENSVEGGVTTTLDSLWRHENLFIHRALVLPIKHSLLSSGSISKISEVLSHPQAIAQCSQWLNDNIPNAVHLPTNSTAEAIRMVRGSSFRAAIGSKDASEEMNILAYPINDIEGNCTRFVLLSKNDIKLDGNRASIAFSLKSNSPGALLKALNCIANLGLNMSRIESRPSKRELGEYVFFIDLDLNNNNKKDFENITKELSPLCNQIINFGCYFGSEVE, from the coding sequence ATGTCAACTCGAGTGGCCTACTTAGGGCCTAAAGGAACATACGCTGAGAAGGCTGCTAAAGCTCTAGCAGAGCTTGAGCAACTTGACTCTCCAGAGTTCTCGCCATGTAAAGGTTTAAGGTCTGTGGTGGATAATCTTGCAAACAATCTTTGTGAAGCCGCCGTTGTACCAATTGAAAATTCAGTAGAAGGTGGGGTCACCACAACATTGGATTCTTTATGGAGACATGAAAATTTATTTATTCATAGAGCCTTAGTACTCCCTATCAAACACTCATTATTGAGTAGCGGATCAATATCAAAGATTTCAGAGGTCCTTTCCCATCCTCAGGCCATAGCTCAATGCAGCCAGTGGTTAAACGACAATATTCCAAATGCAGTTCATTTACCAACTAATTCAACGGCAGAAGCGATAAGGATGGTAAGAGGCAGCTCATTTAGAGCAGCGATAGGATCCAAAGATGCAAGTGAGGAAATGAATATTCTGGCTTATCCTATTAATGATATTGAAGGTAATTGCACTAGATTTGTTCTTCTCAGTAAGAATGACATTAAATTAGATGGAAATAGGGCAAGTATAGCTTTTTCTCTTAAGTCAAATAGTCCAGGTGCATTACTTAAAGCATTGAATTGCATAGCAAATCTTGGCCTTAATATGAGTAGAATTGAATCACGTCCGTCTAAAAGAGAACTTGGCGAATATGTCTTTTTCATAGATCTTGATCTAAACAATAACAATAAAAAAGACTTTGAAAACATTACAAAAGAGTTATCTCCTCTTTGCAATCAAATAATTAATTTTGGATGTTATTTCGGATCAGAAGTTGAGTAA